One region of Bdellovibrio bacteriovorus genomic DNA includes:
- a CDS encoding fimbrial biogenesis chaperone, which translates to MNMFKNILALIVCLAAIPSVSFAFRLTPMVIHFSPSGTKATQVLTLENPSTEKVPIQIEVFTRTTDAKGEEVRTKTDEFNVYPEQVVLLPNEKRNVRVTWSGELKGAEEKAFRIIASQLPVEFRDRNAKPKANGVNLNFLLQYVASAYVTPEGAVAKIKVKEVKSLDKKKVRVTVANEGTAHFVLKPKSLKIYSGETLVGTVSPISELENTNLLPKTEKTVVVNSNKEISGNNLRGELELAESGD; encoded by the coding sequence ATGAATATGTTCAAAAATATTCTGGCTCTGATCGTTTGTTTGGCGGCGATTCCCTCAGTGTCGTTTGCGTTTCGTTTGACTCCGATGGTGATCCACTTTTCACCAAGTGGAACAAAAGCAACCCAAGTTCTTACCTTAGAAAATCCCAGTACGGAAAAAGTTCCTATTCAGATTGAAGTCTTCACACGAACAACTGATGCCAAAGGCGAAGAAGTTCGAACGAAAACAGATGAGTTCAATGTTTATCCGGAACAAGTTGTTCTTCTGCCCAATGAAAAACGAAATGTCAGAGTTACCTGGTCCGGCGAGCTTAAAGGTGCCGAAGAAAAAGCCTTTCGCATTATCGCTTCTCAACTTCCTGTCGAATTTCGAGATAGAAATGCCAAGCCAAAGGCTAATGGTGTAAACCTCAATTTTCTTTTGCAGTATGTGGCTTCCGCCTACGTCACACCCGAGGGTGCGGTCGCAAAGATCAAAGTGAAAGAAGTTAAAAGCCTGGATAAAAAGAAGGTCCGAGTGACGGTGGCAAATGAAGGTACCGCCCACTTTGTCCTTAAGCCGAAATCCTTAAAGATTTACTCTGGTGAAACTTTGGTTGGGACGGTTTCTCCGATCAGCGAATTGGAAAATACGAATTTGTTACCAAAGACTGAAAAGACTGTCGTCGTAAATTCCAATAAAGAAATTTCAGGAAATAATCTGCGCGGAGAACTTGAGCTGGCGGAGTCCGGAGATTGA
- a CDS encoding carboxypeptidase regulatory-like domain-containing protein codes for MRFLFSFLLLIFSLALPAFAQSVRPALSKPYLVAPIVLDNQVIAQAWVFPREDKKNFAVEAKPLLEGLQSQLKDSLWINLKNRVRPEGVVTLQDLEGAGLSVFFDEARLELKVDLPLKHRRGNDLDLNYAELSTRPYMRPDAHSGYLNLRMLQSFQYGAGTTEEKLPLSSQVDLVENIKGFVFESSGEYLEGDEYPWKRHDTRIRHDDEERMIRYTLGDLTLNSRGFQVAPNLAGFSVVKEFSIQPYKTLRPLSNTEIVIKRPSFVEVYVNGFLYSQLRLAPGVFNIRDFPLAIGQNNVKVKIRDDFGQEELYDFSVLFENTLLGKGVQEFSYAVGLPWSESGADRAYDNTGAATTFFHRVGVTDQLTLGLNFQNYLSQSMTGLEVSGISRWGYLSFDGGYSSVSEDKQGFAEKLRYRTLDRMLGRDVPVVLTLEAENRDPDFVPVSVFDTGIVSYVRRYDSQLNFRFFQNWFFGVGSGTLEVPTGVNERQYRSNLVVPINNQTRVELSYSKTVGLNEDDRGLISFFWNEAQGKYSASAYYDSLQKTTNLTVNRNNMHKYDDVRASASLQASDGQESANLMAEYLAQPFSLRLEHFTTRQDSQDTNTTSLGLNTGIAWVGNHAAFTQPIYDSFVLLHSKMLPEGQELMINPNGEKGDAQLGPRHTTVLRDQSAYYKYTVNVDSTSLPIGYLLEKEYFNVQPSYRSGVLIELDLKKKIMVKGRVVDQKGQPIAYVAGDILNNQDQLVDNTFFTNKNGGFLIEGLEPGQYKIMTDRPYLGPLIFEVTEVPGNSLDLGNIVLKKEDSE; via the coding sequence TTGAGATTTCTTTTTAGCTTCCTTCTTTTAATATTCTCTTTGGCATTGCCGGCTTTTGCTCAATCTGTGCGACCGGCGTTGTCAAAGCCCTATCTTGTGGCGCCCATTGTTTTAGACAATCAAGTGATTGCCCAAGCTTGGGTATTTCCACGTGAGGATAAGAAAAATTTTGCTGTCGAAGCAAAACCACTTCTTGAAGGCTTACAAAGTCAGCTCAAAGACTCTTTATGGATTAATCTTAAAAACCGCGTCCGCCCAGAGGGTGTGGTGACTTTGCAGGATCTAGAGGGCGCAGGCCTTTCTGTCTTTTTTGATGAAGCTCGTCTGGAGCTAAAAGTTGATCTTCCATTAAAGCATCGTCGGGGCAATGACTTAGATTTAAACTATGCAGAATTAAGCACTCGCCCTTACATGCGACCCGACGCTCATAGCGGATATTTAAACCTAAGAATGCTTCAATCCTTTCAGTACGGAGCGGGAACCACCGAAGAGAAGCTGCCTTTATCTTCCCAAGTGGATTTAGTTGAGAACATCAAAGGTTTTGTTTTCGAATCGTCGGGTGAATATCTCGAAGGGGACGAATATCCGTGGAAACGTCATGACACTCGAATCCGTCATGATGACGAGGAGAGAATGATTCGTTATACCCTCGGGGATTTGACATTGAATTCTCGCGGCTTTCAAGTGGCTCCGAATCTGGCCGGTTTTTCAGTGGTCAAAGAGTTTTCTATTCAACCCTATAAAACACTTCGTCCTTTAAGCAACACCGAGATCGTGATCAAGCGACCTTCCTTTGTTGAAGTTTATGTGAACGGATTTCTTTACAGTCAGCTGCGCTTAGCCCCGGGTGTTTTTAATATTCGAGATTTCCCTTTGGCGATTGGACAAAATAACGTCAAAGTGAAAATTCGCGATGATTTTGGTCAAGAAGAGCTCTATGACTTTTCGGTTCTTTTTGAAAACACCCTTTTAGGGAAAGGTGTCCAAGAATTTTCTTACGCCGTCGGATTGCCATGGAGTGAATCAGGGGCAGACCGTGCTTATGACAACACCGGAGCGGCGACCACCTTCTTTCACCGCGTGGGCGTGACTGATCAATTAACTCTAGGTCTTAATTTTCAAAACTATTTATCTCAATCTATGACGGGTTTGGAAGTTTCGGGTATCAGTCGTTGGGGATATCTTTCATTTGATGGTGGATACAGTTCTGTTTCGGAAGACAAGCAAGGATTTGCAGAAAAACTTCGCTATCGCACTTTGGATAGAATGCTTGGACGGGATGTGCCGGTCGTCCTGACACTCGAAGCTGAAAATCGAGATCCTGATTTCGTTCCGGTTTCGGTTTTTGATACCGGAATTGTGTCTTACGTTCGCCGCTATGATTCTCAATTGAACTTTCGCTTTTTTCAAAATTGGTTCTTTGGTGTTGGCTCAGGAACCCTGGAAGTTCCTACCGGAGTCAACGAGCGCCAGTATCGCTCAAATCTAGTGGTTCCTATAAATAATCAAACTCGCGTTGAACTGAGTTACAGTAAAACGGTCGGGTTGAATGAAGACGATCGTGGTTTGATTTCGTTCTTCTGGAACGAGGCTCAAGGTAAATACAGCGCCAGCGCGTATTACGACTCTCTTCAGAAAACGACGAACCTGACTGTGAATCGAAACAACATGCACAAATATGATGATGTAAGGGCCTCTGCTTCTTTGCAAGCAAGTGACGGTCAAGAAAGTGCGAACCTTATGGCTGAATACTTGGCGCAGCCTTTCAGTCTGCGCTTGGAGCACTTCACGACACGTCAAGATTCACAGGACACAAATACCACCTCATTAGGTCTGAATACAGGCATTGCTTGGGTGGGAAATCATGCGGCTTTCACTCAACCCATTTACGATAGTTTCGTGTTACTTCATTCAAAAATGCTGCCTGAGGGTCAGGAGTTGATGATCAATCCGAATGGAGAAAAAGGAGACGCCCAACTAGGACCTCGCCATACTACGGTTTTAAGAGATCAATCGGCGTATTACAAGTACACGGTGAATGTGGATTCAACGTCTCTTCCCATTGGTTATCTTTTAGAGAAAGAATATTTCAATGTGCAACCAAGCTATCGTAGCGGTGTTCTTATAGAGTTGGATTTAAAAAAGAAGATTATGGTGAAAGGGCGTGTGGTAGATCAAAAAGGTCAACCCATTGCTTATGTTGCCGGTGATATCCTGAACAATCAGGATCAACTGGTCGACAATACATTCTTTACTAATAAAAATGGTGGATTCTTAATTGAGGGTTTAGAGCCGGGCCAATATAAAATTATGACGGACCGTCCTTACTTGGGTCCTCTGATTTTTGAAGTTACCGAAGTGCCGGGCAACTCGCTGGATCTTGGAAACATTGTTTTAAAGAAAGAGGACAGTGAATGA
- a CDS encoding spore coat protein U domain-containing protein: protein MRTLFFLGILMFHGHFAWACVSMQLQTSQTAINFNSSTTAAPTFTVKANTNPGGCNFFITFDYGNAPSYSSRSMNQGSDKWPFQVSKDSAQQNILKHFPDVMGTNDVLTGTLAEGSNDRQVNVTYYAKLDDSNPWLRYGNYTETLNARLYRGSPTVSGYTLIDSRSIVFNYNAQKRADISVTASGGSFDIGDTTETLNFGNLSSGLSRTALIILKYNAGYTLFASSQNNGQLKHISANQFINYALTINGTSVNLSNTATNPTQVARVLGRSPASGTALPVVATIGSVASNQQSGVYTDTITLTVQSAE from the coding sequence ATGAGAACGCTGTTTTTTCTAGGCATATTGATGTTTCACGGACACTTTGCATGGGCCTGTGTTTCCATGCAGCTGCAAACATCGCAAACGGCCATCAACTTCAACAGTTCAACGACGGCGGCTCCAACATTCACAGTCAAAGCGAATACGAATCCCGGTGGCTGTAACTTCTTTATTACTTTTGATTATGGAAATGCGCCATCGTATTCAAGTCGGTCAATGAACCAGGGATCTGACAAATGGCCGTTTCAAGTTTCCAAGGATTCTGCACAACAGAATATTCTAAAGCATTTTCCAGACGTGATGGGAACGAATGATGTTCTGACAGGAACGCTCGCTGAAGGCAGTAACGATCGACAAGTGAATGTGACATATTATGCGAAGCTTGATGATTCCAATCCTTGGTTGCGATATGGAAATTACACTGAAACCTTAAACGCGCGTTTGTATCGCGGAAGCCCTACGGTTTCAGGATATACACTTATAGATAGTCGCTCGATTGTGTTTAATTATAATGCGCAAAAACGAGCCGATATCTCTGTAACCGCATCTGGTGGTTCTTTTGACATTGGCGATACGACTGAAACACTGAATTTTGGAAATCTGTCTTCGGGACTATCGCGAACGGCCTTGATAATTCTTAAGTACAATGCGGGCTACACTCTGTTCGCGTCTTCGCAGAATAATGGACAGTTAAAGCACATCTCGGCAAATCAGTTCATCAATTATGCTCTCACTATTAACGGAACGTCGGTGAATCTTTCTAACACTGCTACCAATCCCACACAAGTGGCGAGAGTGCTAGGAAGATCTCCCGCCAGTGGAACGGCGCTGCCAGTCGTTGCGACCATTGGTTCCGTGGCCAGCAATCAGCAGTCGGGAGTTTATACCGATACAATCACTCTGACGGTGCAATCTGCGGAATAA
- a CDS encoding JAB domain-containing protein, which yields MNEVSSSLQAYELLRAQINPYAEELWLIALNSQMEMVQKEMIFRGTADHCLVHPRDIFRTLILCNASSFVLAHNHPSNQALPSEQDLIITRKIYQLATMFQIPLNDHLIVTQTQYYSMADHGHFKKWRRSSTQYLY from the coding sequence ATGAATGAAGTGTCCTCAAGCCTGCAGGCCTACGAATTACTCCGCGCGCAAATAAACCCTTATGCAGAGGAGCTTTGGCTCATCGCTTTAAATTCACAAATGGAAATGGTGCAGAAGGAAATGATTTTTCGCGGCACTGCGGATCATTGTCTGGTTCATCCCCGTGATATTTTTCGCACACTCATTTTGTGTAACGCGAGCTCTTTCGTTCTAGCTCACAATCATCCCAGCAATCAGGCTCTTCCATCCGAGCAGGACTTAATCATCACCCGCAAAATCTATCAGCTAGCGACGATGTTTCAGATTCCACTCAACGATCATTTAATAGTGACACAGACCCAGTACTACAGCATGGCCGATCATGGTCATTTTAAGAAATGGCGAAGAAGTTCAACTCAGTATTTATATTAA
- the lpoB gene encoding penicillin-binding protein activator LpoB: MKKNLTLAALSLSFVALASCGPKAFQKGQYDDVNRENLMNDQWSETDMQKAVTDLVASLMNAPAINNAKKMPVVMVTGLQNKTSEHIDTQSIMDMVRVELMKSGKVGFIDKEARQDISDEYNYQNSGMVEQESKKGPGGQIGADFIINGRLDSIVQEVGKDKSVYYKLTLNLTNLKTSMITWSDQKQIRKTFKKKAVGL, translated from the coding sequence ATGAAAAAGAATCTTACTTTAGCAGCTCTCTCTCTTTCATTCGTGGCGTTGGCTAGTTGTGGACCAAAGGCATTCCAAAAAGGTCAATACGACGATGTGAACCGCGAAAACTTGATGAATGATCAATGGTCAGAAACAGACATGCAAAAAGCTGTGACTGATTTAGTTGCTAGCTTGATGAATGCGCCAGCGATCAACAACGCTAAAAAAATGCCAGTTGTAATGGTGACGGGTCTTCAAAATAAAACAAGTGAGCATATCGACACACAAAGCATCATGGACATGGTTCGCGTCGAGCTTATGAAGTCCGGTAAAGTCGGTTTCATCGATAAAGAAGCTCGCCAAGATATCTCTGATGAATACAACTACCAAAACTCTGGAATGGTAGAGCAAGAGTCTAAAAAAGGCCCTGGTGGCCAAATTGGCGCCGACTTCATCATCAACGGTCGCCTTGATTCCATCGTACAAGAAGTTGGTAAAGACAAATCTGTGTACTACAAGTTGACTTTGAATCTGACGAACTTGAAAACAAGCATGATCACTTGGTCTGATCAAAAACAAATCCGTAAAACATTTAAGAAAAAAGCGGTTGGTCTTTAA
- a CDS encoding COG3014 family protein — protein MKLNLQRLTPVVGLFLALHLVGCATYQNKVQEARAAMSRRDYEKAIADLKPLAETQNDDQLVYLLDYGVALQVAGKLKESNQVFLQADRLAEMVDYQSVSRIAGSLALNEEMVQYKGDTFEKIFINAYLAMNFLELNQLDDALVEARRINEKYLKYRADEKKTFELNSFSKYLSAVVWEASRNYDDAYIAYAEAYKIDPTISTIREDLIRSAKLARRMDTYQDWKKKFPDVKEDSAWYDRSLGELVIIYQQGWGPRKAQSPNEYRFPTLVPVYSETQKARLNIIGKNYLSREVYDVQSAAIQTLNEDQGILIAKRVAGVATKAVLSDQVRQKDELLGTLTWIALNVADRADVRQWSTLPQTIQTIRVPLAPGKYTFNIEGLNVSGASTGEVLENREIEIRPGQKKFVIWRSLK, from the coding sequence ATGAAACTGAATTTGCAAAGACTCACGCCTGTCGTGGGTCTTTTTTTAGCTTTGCATCTTGTCGGCTGCGCGACCTATCAGAATAAAGTTCAAGAAGCTCGCGCTGCCATGTCTCGCCGTGATTACGAAAAAGCGATCGCGGATCTTAAGCCGTTGGCTGAAACTCAGAACGACGATCAACTGGTTTATCTCTTGGATTATGGTGTAGCCTTGCAGGTTGCGGGAAAGCTGAAAGAAAGTAATCAGGTCTTTTTGCAGGCGGACCGTCTTGCGGAGATGGTGGACTATCAGTCTGTTTCGCGTATCGCTGGTTCCTTGGCACTTAATGAAGAAATGGTGCAATACAAGGGCGATACTTTTGAAAAGATCTTTATCAATGCTTATCTAGCGATGAATTTCCTAGAGCTAAATCAATTGGATGATGCTCTGGTTGAAGCTCGTCGTATCAACGAAAAATATTTAAAGTATCGCGCTGATGAAAAGAAGACTTTTGAGCTGAATTCATTCAGTAAATATTTGTCGGCTGTCGTTTGGGAAGCCAGCCGAAATTACGATGATGCTTACATCGCCTATGCGGAAGCATATAAAATTGATCCGACTATTTCGACGATTCGTGAGGATCTGATTCGCTCCGCAAAGCTGGCTCGTCGTATGGATACCTATCAGGATTGGAAAAAGAAATTCCCAGACGTGAAAGAAGACAGCGCTTGGTATGACCGCAGTTTGGGTGAGCTTGTCATTATTTATCAACAAGGTTGGGGTCCTCGAAAAGCACAAAGTCCGAATGAATACCGCTTTCCAACTTTGGTGCCGGTTTATAGCGAAACTCAAAAAGCGCGTCTGAATATCATCGGTAAAAATTATTTAAGCCGCGAAGTTTATGATGTGCAAAGTGCCGCCATTCAAACGTTGAACGAAGACCAAGGTATCTTGATCGCAAAACGTGTGGCCGGAGTTGCCACTAAAGCAGTGTTGTCAGATCAGGTCCGTCAAAAAGACGAACTCTTGGGGACTTTGACTTGGATTGCTTTGAACGTTGCGGACCGCGCCGACGTTCGTCAATGGTCGACACTCCCGCAGACAATTCAAACTATCCGCGTGCCCCTCGCGCCCGGCAAATACACCTTTAATATTGAAGGTCTGAATGTTTCTGGAGCCTCCACGGGGGAGGTATTAGAAAACCGCGAAATCGAAATTCGCCCAGGTCAGAAAAAGTTCGTGATCTGGCGATCCTTGAAATAA
- a CDS encoding polyhydroxyalkanoate synthesis regulator DNA-binding domain-containing protein — protein sequence MTSKPNSKVKIIKRYQNRKLYDTQQSCYVTLDDIAKMIRTNEEVMVIDNKSKNDITAATLTQIIFEAEKKASQYAPLFTLREIIQNGNGSISGYLAKLGAFPQDYMTKQQVNTVIENASTDSVKQNLENRVATAATRYNTDTTAKVAAEKATVLPGLQQDDETPNLPGSSLLNN from the coding sequence ATGACATCGAAGCCAAATTCTAAAGTAAAAATCATCAAGCGCTATCAGAACCGCAAACTCTACGACACTCAACAAAGCTGCTACGTTACTTTGGACGATATCGCTAAGATGATCCGCACGAACGAAGAAGTAATGGTTATCGATAATAAATCTAAAAACGATATCACTGCTGCTACTTTGACTCAGATTATTTTCGAAGCAGAAAAGAAAGCATCTCAATACGCTCCTCTTTTCACTCTTCGTGAAATCATCCAAAACGGTAACGGAAGCATCTCTGGTTACTTGGCTAAGCTTGGCGCGTTCCCTCAGGACTACATGACTAAGCAACAAGTTAACACAGTGATCGAAAACGCTTCTACAGACAGCGTTAAACAAAACTTGGAAAACCGCGTTGCTACTGCTGCAACTCGCTACAACACAGACACTACTGCTAAAGTAGCTGCTGAAAAAGCGACTGTTCTTCCTGGTTTGCAACAAGACGACGAAACTCCAAACCTTCCTGGTTCTTCTTTGTTGAACAACTAA
- a CDS encoding tetratricopeptide repeat protein translates to MFLFTRTSLIPILLALTACATFTQNDADKATYYEASFDDKNRAPASFAPAIVAQDGSAKLDPLYMRTQADYHFAMGEAYSLDGNSQKAIEAFKTVLVYDQESPAVNMRLAAEFLKQGMISESLVQAEEAVKKDPKNVDAHLLLGGLYSSMKLYPKALAEYSTVMKLQPSNTEAPLYIGALYSEQKQSDKAVQYFESLLKNPDYTTPYLAHYYIGRVRMEQPEAKYQKASEESFKKTLQLKPDFADALLSLGSLYAKQKKEDKAIAMYKEFQKENTPSPRIAEVLAQIYIEQGDYENAYDQLAIVESESEEPLNVRMKMALILIEQKRYDQAAQKLEDVLKEAPDSDKVRFYLAAVYEETRKAEKAVKEYRKIPANSTYYGEAVVHAAYLLKGLGRLEEGLEVAAKGLKERQDQPQIYAMYASLLDEKTDYKGASKILEQGLEKFPDNAQLRFYYGTINDRLGNKEVVVTEMQKVLDLDPNHVQGLNYLAFTWAEMGVQLPQAEKLARRALELEPKDGYVLDTLGWILYKQNKFTESIKFLEAAHKYQATVSIIAEHLGDAYLKQSMVEKAKKMYRKAADLETDKKKVEEIRSKITAIEKQELLSPRMPASAPKTEVPIAEHDTTK, encoded by the coding sequence ATGTTTTTATTCACTAGGACTTCCTTAATCCCTATTTTGTTGGCGCTGACGGCATGTGCGACGTTCACACAGAACGACGCGGACAAAGCCACGTATTATGAAGCGTCATTCGATGACAAAAACAGAGCTCCTGCATCTTTTGCTCCTGCAATCGTGGCGCAAGATGGAAGCGCCAAGTTAGATCCTCTCTACATGCGCACTCAAGCAGACTACCATTTCGCAATGGGTGAGGCTTACAGCCTTGACGGCAACTCGCAAAAAGCGATCGAAGCTTTCAAAACCGTGTTGGTGTACGATCAAGAGTCTCCAGCCGTGAACATGCGTTTGGCAGCTGAATTCCTGAAACAAGGCATGATCTCTGAATCCTTGGTGCAGGCGGAAGAGGCTGTTAAAAAAGATCCCAAAAATGTAGACGCTCACTTATTGCTTGGCGGTTTGTATTCATCAATGAAGCTTTACCCAAAAGCTTTGGCAGAATACTCGACAGTGATGAAACTTCAGCCTTCGAATACGGAAGCTCCACTTTACATTGGTGCTCTTTACTCTGAACAAAAGCAATCAGACAAAGCCGTTCAGTATTTTGAATCCTTGTTGAAAAATCCTGACTACACGACACCGTACCTAGCTCACTACTACATCGGTCGTGTGCGCATGGAGCAACCGGAAGCGAAATACCAAAAAGCCTCTGAAGAGTCCTTCAAAAAGACTCTGCAGTTAAAACCTGACTTTGCAGACGCTCTTCTTTCTTTGGGTTCGCTGTATGCCAAACAAAAGAAGGAAGACAAAGCAATCGCGATGTACAAAGAGTTCCAGAAGGAAAATACTCCAAGTCCACGTATTGCGGAAGTTCTGGCGCAAATCTATATCGAGCAAGGTGACTACGAAAATGCCTATGACCAATTGGCTATCGTGGAATCTGAATCAGAAGAACCCCTGAATGTGCGTATGAAGATGGCGTTGATCTTGATCGAACAAAAACGTTACGACCAAGCGGCGCAAAAATTAGAAGATGTACTGAAAGAAGCTCCGGATTCAGATAAAGTTCGTTTCTATCTTGCAGCGGTTTACGAAGAAACACGCAAAGCTGAAAAAGCAGTGAAGGAATATCGCAAGATTCCTGCAAACAGCACTTACTATGGTGAGGCTGTTGTGCACGCGGCTTATCTTTTAAAAGGCCTGGGCCGTTTGGAAGAGGGCTTGGAAGTTGCAGCAAAAGGTTTGAAGGAACGTCAAGATCAGCCGCAAATCTACGCGATGTATGCTTCTTTGCTAGATGAAAAGACAGATTATAAAGGCGCCTCAAAAATCTTGGAGCAAGGTTTAGAGAAGTTTCCAGACAACGCGCAACTTCGTTTTTACTACGGCACTATTAATGATCGCTTGGGAAATAAAGAAGTTGTTGTGACAGAAATGCAAAAGGTTTTGGATCTTGATCCGAACCACGTGCAGGGCTTGAACTATCTTGCTTTCACTTGGGCTGAGATGGGTGTGCAACTTCCGCAAGCAGAGAAGTTGGCTCGTCGTGCTCTAGAGCTGGAACCAAAAGACGGTTATGTCCTGGATACTTTGGGTTGGATCTTGTACAAGCAGAACAAGTTCACCGAGTCGATCAAGTTCTTAGAAGCGGCTCACAAGTATCAAGCGACAGTGAGTATCATCGCAGAGCACTTGGGCGACGCTTACTTAAAGCAATCAATGGTAGAAAAAGCCAAGAAAATGTATCGTAAAGCCGCTGATCTTGAAACGGATAAAAAGAAAGTCGAAGAGATCCGCAGCAAAATCACTGCGATCGAAAAGCAAGAGCTTCTTTCGCCAAGAATGCCAGCATCGGCTCCTAAAACAGAAGTGCCGATTGCAGAGCATGATACGACGAAATAA
- a CDS encoding DUF4292 domain-containing protein produces MMTTINYFLLIVLTAFVSGCVTKTVKQGAYQKAQWETKALIKDEKQNKTQSLNIDIYAIKNERARLEISAMLGYQVASLVMSPSEISYVIYPQKTFFYGRNSERAFSRMIDLPLHPMNLANIAFDEPVRGPGWQCTLATDGWISQCDNLQRNLRVVWSNRNEGEKKVVITGPQFEMQWQFPAPQTEVQFKNDLFTLRQPSGFKAIQIN; encoded by the coding sequence ATGATGACAACTATCAATTATTTTTTGCTGATTGTATTAACCGCTTTCGTATCTGGTTGTGTCACCAAGACGGTGAAGCAAGGAGCTTATCAAAAAGCTCAATGGGAAACTAAAGCCCTTATAAAGGACGAGAAGCAGAATAAGACGCAGTCATTAAATATAGATATTTATGCGATCAAAAATGAAAGAGCGCGGTTGGAAATTTCAGCGATGCTGGGATACCAGGTTGCCAGCTTGGTCATGAGTCCGTCTGAAATTTCCTATGTGATTTATCCGCAGAAAACTTTTTTTTATGGCAGAAATTCAGAGCGTGCGTTCAGTCGTATGATTGATTTGCCATTGCACCCTATGAATCTTGCCAATATCGCTTTTGATGAGCCTGTGCGCGGCCCCGGCTGGCAATGCACGCTTGCGACGGACGGCTGGATCTCTCAATGTGACAATTTACAAAGGAACCTTCGCGTTGTTTGGTCAAATCGAAATGAAGGTGAGAAAAAAGTAGTTATTACGGGCCCGCAATTTGAAATGCAGTGGCAATTCCCTGCGCCCCAGACTGAAGTCCAGTTTAAAAATGACCTTTTCACATTGAGACAGCCCTCGGGGTTCAAAGCAATACAAATAAATTAA